In one Serinus canaria isolate serCan28SL12 chromosome 2, serCan2020, whole genome shotgun sequence genomic region, the following are encoded:
- the LOC103826849 gene encoding myosin regulatory light chain 2, smooth muscle minor isoform isoform X1: MHVGFKSVELAGDISSCLCGQTEKDVTMEFPFMIQMLGTPCQVPNTKQEPTATMSSKRAKTKTTKKRPQRATSNVFAMFDQSQIQEFKEAFNMIDQNRDGFIDKEDLHDMLASLGKNPTDEYLDAMMNEAPGPINFTMFLTMFGEKLNGTDPEDVIRNAFACFDEEATGFIQEDYLRELLTTMGDRFTDEEVDELYREAPIDKKGNFNYIEFTRILKHGAKDKDD, encoded by the exons ATGCACGTAGGATTTAAAAGTGTGGAATTAGCAGGGGACATCAGTAGCTGTCTGTGTGGACAGACTGAGAAGGACGTAACCATGGAATTTCCTTTTATGATCCAGATGCTTGGTACACCCTGTCAGGTACCTAATACAAAGCAAG AACCAACAGCCACCATGTCTAGCAAAAGAGCAAAGACGAAGACCACCAAGAAGCGCCCTCAGCGCGCCACTTCCAATGTGTTTGCGATGTTCGATCAGTCGCAGATCCAGGAATTCAAGGAGGCCTTCAACATGATCGACCAGAACAGGGATGGCTTCATTGACAAAGAGGACCTGCACGACATGCTCGCCTCCCTTG GAAAGAATCCAACGGATGAATACCTGGATGCCATGATGAATGAGGCTCCGGGCCCCATCAACTTCACCATGTTCCTCACCATGTTTGGTGAGAAGTTAAATGGCACCGACCCGGAGGATGTGATCAGGAATGCTTTTGCTTGCTTTGATGAAGAAGCAACAG GGTTCATCCAAGAAGACTACCTGCGGGAGCTGCTGACCACCATGGGAGACAGGTTCACGGATGAAGAGGTGGATGAGCTGTACAGAGAGGCCCCCATCGACAAAAAGGGCAACTTCAACTACATCGAATTCACGCGCATCCTCAAACATGGAGCAAAGGACAAGGACGACTGA
- the LOC103826849 gene encoding myosin regulatory light chain 2, smooth muscle minor isoform isoform X3, with protein MSSKRAKTKTTKKRPQRATSNVFAMFDQSQIQEFKEAFNMIDQNRDGFIDKEDLHDMLASLGKNPTDEYLDAMMNEAPGPINFTMFLTMFGEKLNGTDPEDVIRNAFACFDEEATGFIQEDYLRELLTTMGDRFTDEEVDELYREAPIDKKGNFNYIEFTRILKHGAKDKDD; from the exons ATGTCTAGCAAAAGAGCAAAGACGAAGACCACCAAGAAGCGCCCTCAGCGCGCCACTTCCAATGTGTTTGCGATGTTCGATCAGTCGCAGATCCAGGAATTCAAGGAGGCCTTCAACATGATCGACCAGAACAGGGATGGCTTCATTGACAAAGAGGACCTGCACGACATGCTCGCCTCCCTTG GAAAGAATCCAACGGATGAATACCTGGATGCCATGATGAATGAGGCTCCGGGCCCCATCAACTTCACCATGTTCCTCACCATGTTTGGTGAGAAGTTAAATGGCACCGACCCGGAGGATGTGATCAGGAATGCTTTTGCTTGCTTTGATGAAGAAGCAACAG GGTTCATCCAAGAAGACTACCTGCGGGAGCTGCTGACCACCATGGGAGACAGGTTCACGGATGAAGAGGTGGATGAGCTGTACAGAGAGGCCCCCATCGACAAAAAGGGCAACTTCAACTACATCGAATTCACGCGCATCCTCAAACATGGAGCAAAGGACAAGGACGACTGA
- the LOC103826849 gene encoding myosin regulatory light chain 2, smooth muscle minor isoform isoform X2, with protein MVSPRASFLPGGAVAAPLSGSVAPAAPRRCRLPPPEPTATMSSKRAKTKTTKKRPQRATSNVFAMFDQSQIQEFKEAFNMIDQNRDGFIDKEDLHDMLASLGKNPTDEYLDAMMNEAPGPINFTMFLTMFGEKLNGTDPEDVIRNAFACFDEEATGFIQEDYLRELLTTMGDRFTDEEVDELYREAPIDKKGNFNYIEFTRILKHGAKDKDD; from the exons ATGGTCTCGCCCAGAGCTTCCTTCCTGCCCGGCGGGGCGGTGGCCGCTCCGCTCTCCGGAAGTGTCGCTCCAGCCGCTCCCCGCCGGTGCCGTCTCCCGCCGCCAG AACCAACAGCCACCATGTCTAGCAAAAGAGCAAAGACGAAGACCACCAAGAAGCGCCCTCAGCGCGCCACTTCCAATGTGTTTGCGATGTTCGATCAGTCGCAGATCCAGGAATTCAAGGAGGCCTTCAACATGATCGACCAGAACAGGGATGGCTTCATTGACAAAGAGGACCTGCACGACATGCTCGCCTCCCTTG GAAAGAATCCAACGGATGAATACCTGGATGCCATGATGAATGAGGCTCCGGGCCCCATCAACTTCACCATGTTCCTCACCATGTTTGGTGAGAAGTTAAATGGCACCGACCCGGAGGATGTGATCAGGAATGCTTTTGCTTGCTTTGATGAAGAAGCAACAG GGTTCATCCAAGAAGACTACCTGCGGGAGCTGCTGACCACCATGGGAGACAGGTTCACGGATGAAGAGGTGGATGAGCTGTACAGAGAGGCCCCCATCGACAAAAAGGGCAACTTCAACTACATCGAATTCACGCGCATCCTCAAACATGGAGCAAAGGACAAGGACGACTGA